A genomic segment from Drosophila miranda strain MSH22 chromosome 3, D.miranda_PacBio2.1, whole genome shotgun sequence encodes:
- the LOC108158262 gene encoding endocuticle structural glycoprotein SgAbd-2 — translation MKVLILISMLALSCHGQHQHQHHNQHHSANNIPRDEKPDHHRHEDLRETSTWIPILKYNKEQSEDGSYKTEYETGNNIIHEETGFLKDFDTNPNGVLVQHGQYSYQSPEGQLVNVQYTADENGFRATGDHIPTPPAIPEEIQKGLDQIYAGIKLQQERLEQRAKTDPDFARKLEERRVANQNGQYIGLLENQ, via the exons ATGAAAGTGCTT ATACTCATCTCGATGCTTGCTCTGTCCTGCCACGGCcagcatcagcaccagcaTCATAACCAGCATCACAGCGCCAACAACATACCGCGGGACGAGAAGCCCGACCATCATCGCCACGAGGATCTGCGCGAGACGAGTACATGGATACCCATTCTCAAGTACAACAAGGAACAGAGCGAGGACGGCAGCTACAAGACGGAGTACGAGACGGGCAACAACATCATCCACGAGGAGACGGGCTTCCTCAAGGACTTTGACACGAATCCGAATGGAGTCCTGGTCCAGCATGGCCAGTACTCGTACCAGTCACCGGAGGGCCAGCTGGTAAACGTTCAGTACACGGCCGATGAGAACGGCTTCCGTGCCACAGGCGACCACATACCCACCCCGCCCGCTATACCCGAGGAGATCCAGAAGGGACTGGACCAGATCTATGCTGGCATCAAGCTGCAGCAGGAACGACTCGAGCAGCGGGCCAAAACGGATCCAGACTTTGCCCGGAAGCTGGAGGAGCGTCGCGTTGCCAATCAAAATGGGCAATATATCGGTCTGCTCGAGAATCAATAG